The DNA sequence GGGTGGGAATCGGTCCAGGAAAGGAGACCGACGGCGCCTGGGCGCGCGCGATGCCCATGAGGAGCAGCACGACTGCGGCGAGTAGAACGGCACGAAGAGTTGGGGAACGCATGGGGCGAGCAGTTGGCGTCGGGCCGACGCAGGTCCTCCTCGATGAAGGAGAACCCTTGGTCCGGTGACGTAATGGACTGCTGCAAGCCGTACCAGAATAATTTTCAGCACGCATCGTGCGGAGGTCAGCTGACCACGTGAACAAGCCTTTCCGCCTCTCTTTGGCTCTCATGCTCATGATCTTCGCTACCGCGACCGCCTTCGCGAAGCCCTCTGAAGACGCTCCCACAGCCGACCCGAAGCGCCATGTGATCACCCCGGTCGTGGGCCGCAACCTCTCGTACGTGGTCAAGCCCGGCGAAGATCTGTACGTGCTCGGCCTGCGTCACAAGCTGGCCATCGAGCATCTCATGTGGGCCAACGGCCTGACGAGCGAGCAGGTGAAATCGGGAACGCGCATCGTCATCCCCCTCCAGCACGTGCTCCCCGCAACGCTCGACAACGGCCTGATCATCAACCTGCCAGAACGAGGCGTGTATCTCTTCAAGAATCACGAGTGCGTGGCGTTCTACCCCTGCGCCATCGGCATGGGCGGCCGCTTCGCAACGCCGACCGGCGACACCCGCATCGTCAACAAACAGATGAATCCCACCTGGGACCCGCCCGAGTGGGCCAACCAGAAGGAGCCCGTGGGACCGGGTCCCAACAATCCGCTGGGCGATCGCTGGATCGGTCTGGGAATCCCCGGCGTCGGCCTCCACGGCACCACCCAGCCCATGTCCATCGGACAGAACGCCTCCCACGGCTGCATGCGCATGTACCCCGCCGTGATCCGCGAGCTCTTCGAAGAGGTCAAGGTGGGCATGCCGGTGCGCATCATGTACGAGACGGTGAAGGTGGGCGTCAGCTCGGAAGACGGCCAGGTCTACCTGCAGACCTATCCAGACGTTTACGCGCAGGCGGGCGACAGAGCGACCCTCATCCGTGAGAAGCTCGAGCATGCCGGGCTCTCCGAATTCGTCGATGACGAGCAGCTCAAGCGGCTGGTGGCCGACAAGAGCGGGCTCCCCCAGCATGTGCTGGGCGACGACATCGTCGTCAAGGTGAACAACCAGCGGGTGACCACCACCGTCGCCCCGTTCATGCGCGACGGTCAGATCTGGACCTCGGCCGAGGTGCTGCGGGCGCTCGGCGCACAGGTGCGCCTGGAAGACAAGGTGCTCACCGTGAGCCTCAACGGCAAGACGGTTCGATTCGATGGAGAGCCAAAGGAGAAGGCTCCCGCACCTCCCGTAGCGCCCGCATCTCCCGCGGCGCCCGAGACCACGTCGACGCCCTTGCCCTTCCCCTCGACCTCCGCCTCTGCGGAGGCACACGCGGTTGACCCGAAGGTTGAATCACTGGCCTACACCCCGCGACGCTTCAACGGGAAATCGCTCGTGCCCGTGAAGCCCGTCTTGCAGTCGTTCGGACTGACCTTCAAGTGGGTGCCCAAGTTCAAGACCCTGCTCATCTACACCGCCCACGCGACGCCGGGCTCGTAGGCCAGGCAGACGAGGCTGACACCGACATGAAAGAGAAGATCCTGGTCGTCGACGACGAGGAGAGCATGGTCGACGTGATCCGCTACAGCCTCGAGAAGGCGGGCTATCTCGTGTGCTCGGCCAGTGACGGCGAAGAAGCGCTGCGGGTCGCCCGCGAGGAGAAGCCCAACCTCGTCGTGCTCGACCTCATGCTCCCGCGTCTCGACGGGTACGAGGTCTGCAAGATCATGTGCGTCGAGTTCGGCATGCCCATCATCATGCTCACCGCCAAGGACGACGAGGTCGACAAGGTGGTGGGGCTCGAAGTGGGGGCCGACGACTACCTCACCAAGCCCTTCAGCCCCCGCGAGCTTGTGGCGAGGGTGCGGGCGCACCTTCGTCGCGACAAGCGCAGAGCGCCGCAAGAAGCACCCAACGAGATGCGCTTCGGAGAGCTCTCCATCAACTTCGACCGTCGCGAGGTGCACCTCGGCCCGCGCCGCATCGACCTGACGCCGCGAGAGTTCGACGTTCTCAGCCACCTCTCGCAGAATGCCAACAAGGTGGTCACCCGCGAGAGCCTGCTCGACAAGGTGTGGGGATACGACTACTACGGCGAGGACCGCATCGTCAACGTGACCATCGCGCGGCTGCGAGAGAAGATCGAGACCGATGCCGCCCATCCTCGCTACGTCACGACCGTGCGCGGCGCCGGTTACCTGTTCCAGAAACCGGACGACACGCCGAGATCGTGACGGCGATTCCCCGTCCGCATCGTCTGAGCGGTCGCACGCGGGCGTGGGCCTGAACCGCCGTGTTCCGCAAGCTCGCCTGGCAGCTCACCACCTCGTACATCCTCGTCATTCTCTGCTCGCTCGGCATTCTCGGCTTCTACATGCTCAGCGAGCTCGAAGACGGCTTCACCCACGAGCTCTCGACGAGCGTGCGCCAGCAGGCCATGCTCGTCGCCGGAACGTGGTCGAGCTATCTCGAGGAAGGCCCGGTGAGCGAACGCGAGAAGCGTCGTCTGTGGCAGCTGTCGCAGCGTCTGTCGTGGCAGAACGGCAGTCGCATCTACGTGCTCAACCATGTGGGAAAGCTCATCGTCGAGGCGGGAGGCAGCGCCCCCGCCGAGCTGGGGACGCGAGAGACCGTGCAGCTCGCCTTTGCAGGTCAGGAACAGACCGTGGTCGAGGTCGACACCAGCGACCCGGGCGTGAACCTCGTGTCGCTGGCCTATCCCATTCTCGTGCGCACCCCCGCCACCACAAACCAGCCCGCCCGCGAGTCGGTACAGGGCGTGGTGTACGCCAGCCGCCCCACCACGTTCATTCGCTCGACCCTGCGCAACCTGCAGAAGCTGTTCTTGTTCGGAACCGTGATCTCGCTGGTCATCAGCGGGCTGCTCTCGCTCTTCATGTCTTCGTACATCACCCGTCCGCTACGATTGCTCTCGCGCGCGGCTGACCGTCTGGCCCAGGGCGATCTCGACATCCAGGTGCCGGCCTCGCGCGCCAACGAGGTGGGAGAGCTGGCCGAGCGCTTCAACTTCATGGCGCGCCAGCTCAGCCGCTCGACCGGGCTGCTGCTCGAAGAGAAGAACAAGCTGGCGGCGGTTCTGGCCCACATGGCCGATGGGGTGCTGATGCTCGACACCCGGGGCCAGGTGCTCGTCATGAACCCATCCGCCGTCGACATGCTCGGCAGCGCGGGAGGGCGCATCGATGCCTCCGACCATCCGCTGCGCGGGGGGCTCGACAAGGCCTTGCAGACGAATGAGGAGATCAGCGAGGACATCGCGCTCGACGGCGGGCGCGTAGCCCGTGCGGTCTACTCCCCCGTGGGCTCGGAGAGCGGCGCGGTGGTGGGCTACGTGGTGATCATGCACGACATCACCGAGCTTCGGCGACTCGCCGAGCTGAAGTCGGAGTTCGTCTCCGACGTGTCGCACGAGCTCAAGACGCCCCTGGCCTCGATCAAGGGGCTGGCCGAGGTGCTGCTCGACGGCGCGCTGCAAGAGAAAGACGCGCCGCGCTTCCTGGTGTCTATCGGGCGCGAGGTCGATCGCATGGCCAGGCTGGTGAAAGACCTCTTGAACCTCTCGAAGATCGAATCGGGCGTCGTGAAGATGGAAGCGCGCCCGTTCGACCTGCGCGCACTGGTCGAGGAGGTCATCGACGGTCTCAGGGGCCGCGCGAAGAGCCACCGCGTGACCATCGACCTCACGGTCGAGGGCCTGGTATGGGCCAACGGCGACCGGGATCGGGTCGAACAGGTGGTGGTCAACCTGCTCGACAACGCCCTTCGCTACTCTCCCACCGATTCCCGGATCGAGGTCGTGGTAGGCCACGACGATGAGACCTGCCGGGTCGAGGTGGCCGATGCCGGCATCGGCATTCCCACCCGCGATCTCGAGCGCATCTTCCAGCGGTTCTACCGCGTCGACAAGGCGCGCTCGCGAGAGAAGGGCGGCACCGGCTTGGGGCTCTCCATCGCCCGCCAGATCGTCGAGCGCCTGGGCGGGCGCATCTGGGCGTCGAGCGAGGGAGAGGGGCGAGGCAGTCGCTTCACTTTCACGCTACCCGCGGCCTCGCGTGAAGCGATCACAGAGGCAAGAGAGCCGGGCTCCACCCCATGAGTGATGAGAGGAATGGAGAGATG is a window from the Pseudomonadota bacterium genome containing:
- a CDS encoding DNA-binding response regulator; protein product: MKEKILVVDDEESMVDVIRYSLEKAGYLVCSASDGEEALRVAREEKPNLVVLDLMLPRLDGYEVCKIMCVEFGMPIIMLTAKDDEVDKVVGLEVGADDYLTKPFSPRELVARVRAHLRRDKRRAPQEAPNEMRFGELSINFDRREVHLGPRRIDLTPREFDVLSHLSQNANKVVTRESLLDKVWGYDYYGEDRIVNVTIARLREKIETDAAHPRYVTTVRGAGYLFQKPDDTPRS
- a CDS encoding HAMP domain-containing protein, yielding MFRKLAWQLTTSYILVILCSLGILGFYMLSELEDGFTHELSTSVRQQAMLVAGTWSSYLEEGPVSEREKRRLWQLSQRLSWQNGSRIYVLNHVGKLIVEAGGSAPAELGTRETVQLAFAGQEQTVVEVDTSDPGVNLVSLAYPILVRTPATTNQPARESVQGVVYASRPTTFIRSTLRNLQKLFLFGTVISLVISGLLSLFMSSYITRPLRLLSRAADRLAQGDLDIQVPASRANEVGELAERFNFMARQLSRSTGLLLEEKNKLAAVLAHMADGVLMLDTRGQVLVMNPSAVDMLGSAGGRIDASDHPLRGGLDKALQTNEEISEDIALDGGRVARAVYSPVGSESGAVVGYVVIMHDITELRRLAELKSEFVSDVSHELKTPLASIKGLAEVLLDGALQEKDAPRFLVSIGREVDRMARLVKDLLNLSKIESGVVKMEARPFDLRALVEEVIDGLRGRAKSHRVTIDLTVEGLVWANGDRDRVEQVVVNLLDNALRYSPTDSRIEVVVGHDDETCRVEVADAGIGIPTRDLERIFQRFYRVDKARSREKGGTGLGLSIARQIVERLGGRIWASSEGEGRGSRFTFTLPAASREAITEAREPGSTP